One window of Klebsiella quasivariicola genomic DNA carries:
- a CDS encoding DeoR/GlpR family DNA-binding transcription regulator, which translates to MIPVERHQRILALVEQRGAVSINELTEILGVSHMTIRRDVSKLEEQGLLVSVSGGVRAVSRLATEPSHLVKSTLQSEEKQAIGALAASQIAKNSCIYLDAGTTTLALARAILDRDDLQVVTNDFEITQLLIDASQCGVIHTGGTLCRENRSCVGESAARTLRHLAIDTAFISASGWDSRGIFTPDENKVTVKETVSQVSAKSILLCDSSKYNQVATFMALPLTRFTTIITDRHLSDAAASHIARHACEVLRAG; encoded by the coding sequence GTGATTCCAGTAGAACGTCATCAGCGTATTTTAGCCCTCGTGGAGCAGCGCGGGGCAGTAAGCATCAATGAGCTGACGGAGATCCTCGGCGTGTCCCATATGACCATCCGTCGGGACGTCAGTAAGCTGGAGGAACAGGGGCTGCTGGTCAGCGTCTCGGGCGGTGTACGCGCCGTCAGCCGGCTGGCCACGGAGCCCAGCCATCTGGTGAAGAGCACCCTGCAGAGTGAAGAGAAGCAGGCGATTGGCGCGCTGGCGGCGAGTCAAATCGCTAAAAACAGCTGTATCTATCTGGATGCCGGGACCACCACCCTGGCGCTGGCGCGGGCGATCCTCGACCGGGATGATCTTCAGGTGGTCACCAATGATTTTGAGATAACCCAGCTGTTGATCGATGCCAGCCAGTGCGGGGTGATCCACACCGGCGGCACGCTGTGCCGGGAGAACCGCTCCTGCGTGGGCGAATCGGCGGCGCGAACGTTACGCCATCTGGCTATTGATACGGCCTTTATCTCCGCCAGCGGGTGGGACAGCCGCGGTATTTTCACCCCTGATGAGAACAAGGTTACCGTCAAGGAGACCGTCAGCCAGGTCAGTGCGAAAAGCATCCTGCTGTGCGACAGTTCGAAATACAATCAGGTGGCCACCTTTATGGCGTTACCCTTGACCCGGTTCACCACCATCATTACCGACCGGCATCTCTCCGATGCCGCCGCCAGTCATATCGCCCGGCATGCCTGCGAAGTGCTGCGCGCCGGTTAG
- the ltnD gene encoding L-threonate dehydrogenase, whose translation MTVHTNVCVIGLGSMGMGAARACLQAGLNTWGVDINPDNCRALLEAGAKDTGPSAVPFAAELDAVVLLVVNAAQVRGILFGENGLAAHLKPGTVVMVSSTIASADAQAIATALAEYQLLMLDAPVSGGAVKAAAGDMTVMASGSDAAFARLAPVLDAVAGKVYRIGSDIGLGSTVKIIHQLLAGVHIAVAAEAMALAARAGIPLETMYDVVTHAAGNSWMFENRMPHVLDGDYSPKSAVDIFVKDLGLVNDTARALTFPLPLATTALNMFTAASNAGFGREDDSAVIKIFNGITLPGHKQ comes from the coding sequence ATGACTGTACACACTAACGTCTGCGTGATTGGACTGGGTTCGATGGGCATGGGCGCCGCCCGCGCCTGCCTGCAGGCGGGCCTGAACACCTGGGGCGTTGACATCAACCCTGATAACTGTCGCGCACTGCTGGAAGCGGGCGCCAAAGACACGGGTCCCAGCGCGGTGCCTTTCGCCGCTGAACTGGATGCGGTCGTCCTGCTGGTGGTCAATGCCGCCCAGGTGCGAGGGATCCTGTTCGGCGAGAACGGCCTCGCCGCCCATCTGAAGCCGGGCACCGTCGTCATGGTGTCGTCCACCATCGCCTCTGCCGATGCCCAGGCGATTGCCACGGCGCTGGCGGAGTACCAGCTACTGATGCTCGACGCGCCGGTATCAGGCGGCGCAGTGAAAGCGGCCGCCGGCGACATGACGGTGATGGCTTCCGGGAGCGATGCCGCCTTTGCCCGCCTCGCACCGGTGCTGGACGCCGTGGCCGGCAAAGTCTATCGCATCGGGAGCGATATTGGCCTTGGATCGACGGTCAAAATTATTCATCAGCTGCTGGCCGGGGTGCATATCGCCGTTGCCGCCGAAGCGATGGCGCTGGCCGCCCGTGCCGGGATCCCGCTGGAGACGATGTACGACGTGGTGACCCATGCGGCGGGTAATTCCTGGATGTTTGAGAATCGCATGCCGCACGTCCTCGATGGCGATTACTCGCCAAAATCCGCCGTCGATATTTTTGTCAAAGATCTCGGCCTGGTAAATGACACCGCCCGGGCGCTGACCTTCCCGCTGCCCCTCGCCACCACCGCGCTGAATATGTTCACCGCCGCCAGCAATGCCGGATTCGGTCGGGAAGATGACAGCGCGGTGATCAAGATTTTCAACGGCATCACCCTGCCGGGCCACAAACAGTAA
- the otnK gene encoding 3-oxo-tetronate kinase, which produces MQLGVIADDFTGATDIASFLVRNGMPTVQLNGVPTRDLPLTSEAVVISLKTRSCPAQSAVSQSLAALRWLQAQGCQQFYFKYCSTFDSTAEGNIGPVLDALLAELGETRTVISPALPVNGRTVYQGYLFVGQQLLNESGMRHHPVTPMEDAHLGRLIERQGRGKAALIAWPIVDQGPQAVAAELAAISDPAVRYVVLDALREQDLLTQGVALREVKLVSGGSGLAIGLARDWAQRHGARGESAHAGMPLAGPAVVLSGSCSVMTNSQVAAYREQAPARAVDLSACFTDLESYVETLTDWVEANRDAPLAPMVYATTEPQTLQRIQAQYGDKASSERVEQLFAALAAALKAKGFTRFIVAGGETSSIVAQTLGVEAFHIGPTISPGVPWVRDTRQPLSLALKSGNFGDIQFFARAQQEFRHD; this is translated from the coding sequence ATGCAGCTTGGTGTCATTGCCGATGACTTCACCGGCGCCACGGATATTGCCAGCTTCCTCGTGCGTAACGGCATGCCGACGGTACAACTGAATGGCGTGCCGACCCGCGATCTTCCGCTGACCAGCGAGGCGGTGGTCATCAGCCTGAAAACCCGCTCATGCCCGGCGCAAAGCGCCGTTAGCCAGTCGCTGGCGGCCCTGCGCTGGCTGCAGGCGCAGGGCTGTCAGCAGTTTTATTTCAAGTACTGTTCCACGTTCGACAGCACTGCGGAGGGCAACATTGGCCCGGTGCTGGATGCCCTGCTGGCCGAGCTGGGTGAGACCAGGACGGTGATTTCCCCGGCGCTGCCGGTGAATGGCCGCACGGTCTATCAGGGATATCTGTTTGTCGGTCAGCAACTGCTGAATGAGTCCGGGATGCGCCACCATCCGGTGACGCCGATGGAGGATGCGCACCTGGGGCGCTTAATTGAACGCCAGGGGCGTGGAAAAGCGGCGCTGATTGCCTGGCCGATCGTCGACCAGGGGCCGCAGGCGGTCGCTGCCGAGCTGGCGGCAATCAGCGATCCGGCGGTGCGCTATGTGGTACTCGACGCCCTCCGTGAACAGGATTTGCTCACCCAGGGCGTGGCGCTACGGGAGGTGAAGCTGGTCTCCGGCGGCTCGGGTCTCGCCATCGGTCTCGCTCGCGACTGGGCGCAACGCCATGGCGCCCGCGGCGAGAGCGCTCACGCGGGCATGCCGCTGGCCGGCCCGGCGGTGGTGCTCTCGGGCTCCTGCTCGGTGATGACCAACAGCCAAGTGGCGGCCTACCGTGAACAGGCCCCCGCCCGCGCCGTCGACTTAAGCGCCTGCTTTACCGATCTGGAAAGCTATGTCGAGACCCTGACAGACTGGGTAGAGGCGAACCGCGATGCGCCGCTGGCGCCGATGGTCTATGCCACCACCGAGCCGCAAACGCTGCAGCGGATCCAGGCGCAGTATGGCGATAAGGCCAGCAGCGAACGGGTGGAACAGCTGTTTGCCGCCCTCGCTGCCGCCCTCAAGGCGAAAGGGTTTACCCGCTTTATTGTCGCCGGCGGGGAAACCTCGAGCATTGTGGCGCAGACGCTGGGCGTCGAGGCGTTTCATATCGGGCCGACGATCTCCCCAGGCGTTCCCTGGGTCCGCGACACCCGCCAGCCGCTCTCCCTGGCGCTGAAGTCAGGTAATTTTGGCGATATCCAGTTCTTTGCCCGTGCCCAGCAGGAGTTTCGTCATGACTGA
- a CDS encoding aldolase, producing the protein MTEQQLREEMVQIGASLFNRGYATGSAGNLSLLLPDGNLLATPTGSCLGELQAQRLSVVTLQGEWISGDKPSKEVTFHRAVYLHNPACKAIVHLHSHYLTALSCLQGLDPHNCIRPFTPYVVMRVGDVPVVPYYRPGDERIAQALAGLAPHYNAFLLANHGPVVTGSSLREATNNTEELEETARLMFTLGNREIRYLTADEVNELR; encoded by the coding sequence ATGACTGAGCAACAACTGCGAGAGGAAATGGTGCAGATTGGCGCCTCACTGTTTAACCGCGGCTATGCCACCGGCTCCGCCGGTAATCTGTCGCTGCTGCTGCCGGACGGCAATTTGCTGGCGACGCCGACCGGCTCCTGCCTGGGCGAACTGCAGGCGCAGCGGTTGTCGGTGGTGACGCTGCAGGGGGAATGGATCTCCGGCGACAAACCGTCGAAAGAGGTCACGTTTCACCGGGCGGTCTATTTGCATAACCCGGCCTGCAAAGCGATCGTCCACTTGCACAGCCACTACCTGACCGCGCTCTCCTGTCTGCAGGGGCTCGATCCGCACAACTGTATTCGCCCCTTTACCCCCTATGTGGTGATGCGCGTCGGCGACGTCCCGGTGGTTCCCTACTACCGACCGGGCGATGAGCGTATTGCCCAGGCGCTGGCCGGGCTGGCGCCGCACTATAACGCCTTTTTACTGGCTAACCACGGTCCGGTGGTCACCGGCTCATCGCTGCGCGAAGCCACCAACAATACCGAAGAGCTGGAAGAGACCGCGCGGCTGATGTTTACCCTCGGCAATCGCGAGATCCGTTACCTGACCGCTGACGAAGTGAATGAACTGAGATAA
- a CDS encoding HPr family phosphocarrier protein, which translates to MPKFAANLSMLFTELPFLDRFAAAAGAGFEAVEFLFPYEYAAGEIRQRLQENQLQLVLFNTPPGDVNAGEWGLAALPGRSAEARRDIELALEYARELDCPQVHIMAGVVPPGMDRAACEAVLIDNLRYAAECFARHDKRILIEALNPQTKPGYLYHSQYQTLEMMKRVDRPNLAVQLDLFHAQKVDGNLSHLITEYAGQYRHIQIASLPDRHEPDEGEINYPWIYALLDKTGYDGWIGCEYIPRADTLSGLGWFSPYRKK; encoded by the coding sequence ATGCCAAAATTCGCTGCAAATTTATCCATGCTGTTTACCGAACTGCCCTTCCTGGACCGCTTTGCCGCCGCTGCCGGCGCCGGTTTTGAAGCCGTCGAGTTTCTGTTTCCCTATGAGTATGCCGCCGGGGAAATCAGACAGCGCCTGCAGGAAAACCAGCTGCAGCTGGTACTGTTCAATACCCCACCCGGCGACGTCAACGCCGGAGAATGGGGTCTCGCCGCCCTCCCCGGAAGAAGCGCGGAGGCCCGGCGCGATATCGAGCTGGCGCTGGAGTATGCCCGCGAGCTCGATTGCCCGCAGGTGCATATCATGGCCGGCGTGGTACCGCCGGGAATGGATCGCGCGGCCTGCGAGGCGGTGCTGATCGATAATCTGCGCTACGCGGCGGAGTGCTTTGCCCGCCACGACAAGCGGATACTTATCGAAGCGCTGAATCCCCAGACCAAACCGGGCTATCTCTATCACAGCCAATATCAAACGCTGGAGATGATGAAGCGGGTCGACAGGCCGAACCTGGCGGTGCAGTTAGATCTGTTTCACGCGCAGAAAGTGGACGGCAATTTAAGCCATCTTATTACCGAATATGCTGGCCAGTATCGCCATATTCAGATTGCCTCTTTACCGGACCGTCATGAACCGGATGAGGGCGAAATTAATTATCCGTGGATCTATGCACTACTGGATAAAACTGGTTATGACGGCTGGATCGGCTGCGAATATATTCCCCGGGCGGACACGCTTTCCGGACTGGGATGGTTCTCGCCTTACCGCAAAAAATAA
- a CDS encoding GntP family transporter, translated as MSTSALLLIALASVVLLLLLVIKAKAHPFVALLIVSLLVAFATGIPADKIITTIEKGMGGLLGHIASIIILGSMLGVLIEISGGAESLAKTLTGVLGSKRTIAALTIVAFILGTPVFFEVGFIIIIPLIYGFSKVAHLSPLKFGLPMAGVMLTVHVALPTHPGAAAAAGILHSDVGWLMLAGIGVSIVVGIVGYFVARFINRRHYHLSINVLEQQQTAEVPDLSVNAQQTRLPPPNALVIGGLIVVPIVLIVSGTLCQALLLPENAVRQLMTVIGTPPVALLISLGLASWTLGIRRRMSLKKLGDVTGSAIPSSADVILVAGAGGAFGGVLVASGIGNALAEALETIHLPLMPAAFLLSLVLRASQGSATVAILTTSGLLSQAVIGLAPIQLVLVTLATCFGSLGLSHVNDAGFWVVTRYLGLSVPDGLKTWTVLTTIMGVTGFLITWLLWFVL; from the coding sequence ATGTCGACATCGGCGCTGTTACTTATTGCGTTAGCCAGCGTAGTGCTGTTGCTCCTGCTGGTGATTAAAGCGAAAGCGCATCCTTTTGTGGCGCTCCTGATCGTCAGCCTGCTGGTGGCGTTCGCCACCGGCATTCCGGCGGATAAAATTATTACGACAATCGAAAAAGGTATGGGTGGCCTGCTCGGCCACATTGCCAGCATTATTATTTTAGGATCAATGCTGGGGGTGCTGATTGAAATTTCCGGCGGCGCCGAATCGCTGGCGAAAACATTAACCGGCGTGCTGGGCTCTAAACGGACGATTGCCGCCTTAACCATCGTGGCTTTTATTCTCGGCACCCCGGTCTTTTTTGAAGTCGGTTTTATTATCATCATTCCGTTAATTTACGGCTTCAGCAAAGTCGCCCATCTGTCGCCGCTGAAGTTTGGTCTGCCGATGGCCGGCGTGATGCTAACCGTCCACGTGGCGCTGCCCACCCACCCTGGCGCAGCGGCCGCGGCAGGCATTCTGCATAGCGATGTCGGCTGGCTGATGCTGGCGGGGATTGGTGTATCGATAGTCGTCGGTATCGTGGGCTATTTTGTCGCCCGGTTTATCAATCGACGCCATTATCATCTGTCGATTAATGTGCTGGAGCAGCAGCAAACGGCTGAAGTGCCCGACCTCTCCGTTAACGCGCAACAGACCCGTCTGCCACCGCCGAATGCGCTGGTTATCGGCGGCCTGATCGTGGTGCCTATCGTGCTGATTGTTTCCGGGACGTTGTGTCAGGCGCTGTTGCTGCCGGAAAACGCGGTGCGCCAGCTGATGACCGTCATTGGAACCCCGCCGGTCGCTCTGCTGATCTCCCTGGGACTGGCCAGCTGGACGCTGGGCATTCGTCGGCGGATGAGCCTGAAAAAGCTGGGCGACGTCACCGGCAGCGCGATCCCCTCCTCGGCGGATGTAATCCTTGTTGCCGGGGCCGGCGGCGCCTTTGGCGGCGTGCTGGTCGCCTCCGGCATCGGCAATGCCTTAGCCGAGGCGCTGGAGACCATTCATCTGCCGCTGATGCCCGCCGCTTTCCTGCTCTCGCTGGTACTTCGGGCCTCGCAGGGGTCGGCCACCGTGGCGATCCTCACCACCTCCGGTCTGCTATCGCAGGCGGTTATCGGGCTGGCCCCGATTCAGCTGGTGCTGGTGACGCTGGCGACCTGCTTCGGCTCACTCGGGTTGTCGCACGTTAACGATGCTGGTTTCTGGGTGGTCACGCGCTATCTTGGCCTCTCCGTTCCGGACGGGCTCAAAACCTGGACCGTGTTGACGACCATCATGGGAGTGACGGGCTTTCTGATCACCTGGCTGCTGTGGTTTGTACTGTGA
- a CDS encoding helix-turn-helix domain-containing protein: MKQMLYLKMLAWLEDNIYCNPAIDDLAQYMGYSRRFVYEVFYQYGQLPIGQYIRLRRLTIAAVSLRLTRQPIAAIAWQLSYDSPQTFSREFKKRFSLSPREYRCAVHWDTALLLKKFDPEGESLPLARFCSLPERVYRGSSMTYELRLSDMVLQSPSKTAVRQKIDRFFTAGGDSLSVLSDYYAARNNELNVEVNAFVGCHLQREALPALKMSSTLTTRSGLYVGVEFYGSWARYARLSNDLYMELLPALGASRREGVDIECFVERHTEGGPAAERRYRVRYFIPVTLSGEVTACQRPGN; encoded by the coding sequence ATGAAGCAGATGCTCTATTTAAAAATGCTGGCGTGGCTCGAGGATAATATCTACTGTAACCCGGCTATCGATGACCTGGCGCAGTATATGGGCTATTCGCGTCGGTTTGTCTATGAGGTGTTTTATCAGTATGGCCAGTTACCTATCGGACAGTATATCCGACTACGGCGGTTGACTATCGCGGCGGTAAGTTTGCGATTAACACGGCAGCCGATCGCCGCCATTGCCTGGCAGTTAAGCTATGACTCGCCGCAAACCTTTTCCCGGGAGTTTAAGAAGCGCTTCTCGCTCTCGCCTCGGGAATACCGATGCGCTGTGCATTGGGACACGGCTTTGCTGTTAAAGAAATTCGACCCCGAGGGAGAGAGCCTGCCTCTGGCCCGTTTCTGTTCGCTGCCTGAAAGGGTCTATCGTGGCTCTTCAATGACGTATGAACTGCGCCTGTCGGATATGGTATTGCAAAGCCCCTCGAAGACGGCTGTCAGACAAAAGATTGACCGCTTTTTTACCGCCGGCGGAGACAGCCTCTCTGTGTTATCCGATTATTATGCGGCGAGAAACAATGAGCTTAACGTCGAGGTTAACGCCTTTGTCGGTTGTCATCTGCAGCGAGAGGCGCTGCCTGCGCTGAAGATGAGCAGCACGCTGACGACAAGGTCCGGGCTGTATGTTGGCGTCGAATTTTACGGCAGTTGGGCGCGCTACGCCCGATTATCCAACGATCTGTATATGGAGTTGTTGCCAGCGCTGGGAGCAAGCCGACGAGAGGGGGTCGATATTGAATGTTTTGTGGAGCGCCATACGGAAGGTGGACCCGCGGCGGAAAGGCGCTATCGCGTACGCTATTTTATCCCGGTGACGCTGTCTGGTGAGGTGACAGCCTGCCAGCGTCCCGGTAACTGA
- the kbvR gene encoding LuxR family transcriptional regulator KbvR, translated as MTYFLFNIKNHYLRIAIAELIDEAMKASGRPDYQFSQQWDAGSMAQADVVFTEMVAGEWYLCHDLFQHAPEQYSLFIFPDNEHITVEKGLPNCLRHAVFMPPHACVQRLKDEIAHAIERPLLSRQDQTFNRLRRCINCACKSVSDAQTKVIYAFSIGLSPHEVAAALKISHKTIHSHKKNIMSKFNLNSRQQFNNLVQLLTRR; from the coding sequence ATGACTTATTTTTTGTTCAATATAAAAAATCACTATTTGCGGATCGCTATTGCGGAACTAATTGATGAAGCGATGAAGGCCTCCGGGCGGCCAGACTATCAGTTTTCTCAACAATGGGATGCAGGATCGATGGCGCAAGCTGATGTGGTATTCACGGAAATGGTCGCAGGTGAATGGTACCTGTGTCATGATCTTTTTCAGCATGCCCCAGAACAATACTCGCTTTTTATTTTCCCGGACAATGAACACATTACCGTCGAAAAGGGTTTACCCAACTGTCTACGGCATGCGGTGTTTATGCCCCCTCACGCTTGCGTTCAGCGTCTAAAAGATGAGATAGCTCACGCAATTGAGCGTCCTCTGCTATCGCGGCAAGACCAGACGTTCAATCGCCTGCGGCGTTGCATTAATTGCGCGTGTAAGTCGGTCAGCGACGCGCAAACCAAAGTTATTTACGCGTTTAGTATTGGCCTAAGTCCGCATGAAGTCGCCGCTGCGCTAAAAATTAGTCACAAAACGATTCATTCGCATAAAAAGAATATTATGAGTAAGTTTAATTTGAATAGCCGCCAGCAATTTAACAATCTTGTGCAATTACTCACCAGACGCTGA
- a CDS encoding small membrane protein produces MSEYYQSKLNYFIRTDGSDLFIILRLVLCPITSLCKGISYIKERRKRRYVFRSKR; encoded by the coding sequence TTGAGTGAATATTATCAGTCTAAATTAAATTATTTTATCAGGACTGACGGGAGCGATCTTTTTATTATTTTGCGCCTTGTTTTATGTCCCATTACTTCTTTATGTAAAGGTATTTCTTATATAAAGGAAAGACGTAAGAGACGATACGTCTTCCGTTCCAAACGATGA